GAAGGCCAGACCAAGCGGCCCGTCATGCTGCACCGAGCGATCCTGGGCTCCGTGGAACGCTTCTTTGGCGTGTACATCGAGCACTGCGCCGGCAAGTTCCCCATGTGGCTCGCTCCCGAGCAGATCAGCCTGCTCACCGTGAGCGAGAAGCAAGCAGAGTTCGCCCAGCAAACCGGTGAGCTTCTACGCAGCCATGGCTTGAGGGTCATCGTGGATGCAGGCTCCGACAAGCTGGGCGCGAAGATCCGCAATGCCCGCAATCAGCGCCTGCCGTACTTCGCCGTCATCGGGGAGCAGGAAGTCGAGAACCACAGCCTGTCGGTACGCTCACGCGACGAAGGCGAGCTCGGCTCGCTCCCCATCGATCAATTCATCGAGCGCGCAGTCGCCGAGGCAGCTTGGCCTCGCGCCTGATGTGAGCGATTTGAGAACCCAGGAACCTATGAACCGAGAGAGAAGAACAGACCTATGGCAATGAGACGACGCTTTCAGCGGGGTGAACCCCGAGGACCACAGATCCGCATCAATCACCGGATCCGGGTGCCCGAAGTGCGCGTCGTAGCTGCCGATGGGTCGATGCTCGGGGTCATGACCACGCAGGACGCTTTGCGCCGTGCCCGTGAAGAAGGCCTCGATCTCGTCGAGGTGAACCCGAAGAGCCAGCCACCGGTCTGCAAGATCCTCGACTTTGGCAAGTACAAGTACGAGGAGAAGAAGAAGGCCAGCGAGGCCAAACGACGCCAGACGGTCGTCGAGGTCAAAGAGATCAAGTTGCGCCCCAAGACGGACGATCATGACCTCAACGTGAAGCTTCGCGCAGCTCGCAAGTTCATCGAGTCCGGCAACAAGGTGAAGTTCACGGTGCGTTTTCGTGGCCGTGAAATCACCCACCCCGAGCGCGCGAAGATGCAGCTCGACTGGCTGCTCAAGGGCCTGGAAGATCTGACGGTCATCGAGCAGATGCCCACCATGGAAGGTCGAAGCATGGTGCTGATCGCCGCGCCCAAGCCTGCGGTGATGCAGCGAGTGCAGGCCGAGCGCGCCGCCCGTGAAAAGGCCGGCGAGCGCGAGGAGCGCTCACAGTCGCAGAACTCCGCACCGGACAACGATGCTCCCGAGGATGACGAAGACTTCGACGACGAAGACGAAGACGACGAAGACGAAGACGAAGACGGCGAAGACGAGGATTGATCGCCGCTTAGGCCGTCACCTCGATCGTTGGATCGCGAGGCGCCCCCGAAACATCGGGGGCGTCCTTGTTTTGTCTCCACGGTTCGGCGGGTCGCACGTTGCGACCGAGGCAGACTGTGGAGCGCACCGGTGCTCCTCACCCCCAAACGAGGAGGAGCACAGGGATGCCCGATCAGTTGTTTCCGCGAGGTAGGGGGCTCAGATCGGCAGCTTGCCGCTGAAGTAGGCCCCCGCAGCTCCGGCAGCGACGAGCACTACCAGGATGAATGCGATCAGGCCCCCTTTACCTTTTGGGGGAGGTTGTGGTGCGGAAACGGGTGCAGATGCTGGTGCCGGAGCCACTGGCGCCGGCGCTTGAGGTCTTGGTGGCGGTGCCGCTGCCTTTGCGGGTGCCCCTGGATTCGATGGTCGGGCCGCAGGTGGCGCCGTGGACTCGTCTTCGAGCGCCGCCAAGTTGCCCTCTTGGAAGGAGGTGGGCGGCAGACTGCCGGCGATGTCTTCGAGGTCCGAAGCCCAATCCCCGACGTTCTCGAACGAGCCGAGATTCAGCGGAGCAGCGCCGAGGTCGCCCGCGGTGCTGCGGTCGCCTTCACTGCCTTCCTCTAGTGAGGTGAACTCGAACAGCGCATCGTCGATGAGCTCCCCGATGATGGATGCCTTGTCCTTCGGACGCGCCTGCTTCTCTTGGTCGCGCGCGTCGATGACTTGCTGGACCAAGGTGGCGATATCGAAGGCAGATACCGCGCGATCCGAGCGAAACAGGATCTCGTTGAGGTCGCGTCCCAGATCCCTTGCCGTCTGGTAGCGAACCGCTGGATCGCGCGCCAGGGACGCCAGCAGCACCTGCTCGAGCTCGGGCGATACGTTGGGGTTCAGCTCGCGGATACTCGGGATCTTCGCGGCCTGGACCTGTCGAACCGTTTCGAGATCTGTTTCCCCAAGGAACAACCGTCGACCGGCCAGCATCTCCCAAAGGATGATGCCGACGGCGAAGATGTCAGTTCGAGCGTCCACCGCGTGGCCGAGAGCGGCTTCAGGGGAAAGGTAGCTGAACTTGCCCTTGATGATGCCGGGCTCGCTGTGCTCGAGCTGACTGTTCGCCTTCGCGAGACCGAAGTCCACGATCTTCACCTCGCCATAGCGGGTGATCAGGACGTTCGGCGGCGACATGTCGCGGTGAACGATCGTGAGAGGTTCACCGTTGTCGTCCTTGAGTTCGTGGGCGTAGGAGAGACCCTCGCAGATCTTCACGCAGATGGACACCGCCTCTTCCACGGGGAAGGTGCGGTAGTGTTTCCGCGTGTATTCGATGGTCGCCTTGAGGTCGGCGCCATCCACGAACTCCATGACGATGAAGTAGGTGTTGTCGCCGACACCAATATCGAAGACTTGAACGCAGTTCGAATGGGACAGATGAGCGCTCAGGCGCGCTTCATCCAGAAACATCCCGATGAATTGCTTCTTCTCCGAGAGGTGAGGCAGGACGCGCTTGATCGCGACCTTCTTCTTGAAGCCTTCGAGGCCCGCGCTCTCGGCGCGGAACACCTCGGCCATTCCGCCCGCCGCGATGCGTTGGACGACGCGATAGCGCTGTTGCTGCTGTGCCATGTGGTGATTGGGCTCCGCGCCCTGAGGCAGGTTAGGGTTCCTGGCGGCGCAGGGTCAAGAACTGCAGGGCTCAGCGCTTGCCATCTTGGGCGAGGCCCTTGAGCAGCTCTAGATGATTGCGCGGAGCAGGATCGAAGCGGTGCGCCTGGAAGATGGCCTCGGCGTACGGTCGGGCCGATGCGGGTAAGGCGAGCAACGCCGCAGAAAAGCGTTGGCGGACAGCCGTAGGTAGCCGG
This sequence is a window from Polyangiaceae bacterium. Protein-coding genes within it:
- a CDS encoding translation initiation factor IF-3; the protein is MAMRRRFQRGEPRGPQIRINHRIRVPEVRVVAADGSMLGVMTTQDALRRAREEGLDLVEVNPKSQPPVCKILDFGKYKYEEKKKASEAKRRQTVVEVKEIKLRPKTDDHDLNVKLRAARKFIESGNKVKFTVRFRGREITHPERAKMQLDWLLKGLEDLTVIEQMPTMEGRSMVLIAAPKPAVMQRVQAERAAREKAGEREERSQSQNSAPDNDAPEDDEDFDDEDEDDEDEDEDGEDED
- a CDS encoding serine/threonine protein kinase produces the protein MAQQQQRYRVVQRIAAGGMAEVFRAESAGLEGFKKKVAIKRVLPHLSEKKQFIGMFLDEARLSAHLSHSNCVQVFDIGVGDNTYFIVMEFVDGADLKATIEYTRKHYRTFPVEEAVSICVKICEGLSYAHELKDDNGEPLTIVHRDMSPPNVLITRYGEVKIVDFGLAKANSQLEHSEPGIIKGKFSYLSPEAALGHAVDARTDIFAVGIILWEMLAGRRLFLGETDLETVRQVQAAKIPSIRELNPNVSPELEQVLLASLARDPAVRYQTARDLGRDLNEILFRSDRAVSAFDIATLVQQVIDARDQEKQARPKDKASIIGELIDDALFEFTSLEEGSEGDRSTAGDLGAAPLNLGSFENVGDWASDLEDIAGSLPPTSFQEGNLAALEDESTAPPAARPSNPGAPAKAAAPPPRPQAPAPVAPAPASAPVSAPQPPPKGKGGLIAFILVVLVAAGAAGAYFSGKLPI